ACTTATTTACTTTACGCCATGGTCCATCTTGCAGGTAATTCAATGTAAGGAGAATGCAATGCACCGATGCAGTCACAAGGCGGAAGATCTCAAGGGGTCCCAGTCCCACCTCATCAATGACCATGgataattaattgatattagCGGAAATTGAGGGAATCATCACGATCTCATGCCAAATCTACCGACTTCCCCTTTTCTTACAATATCTTATTGCGTCCTTGATGACCCATCTAGGTTTCTAGACCACTCAGCGAACATAGAATTGGACGTTGGAGCTGGCTTCCTGGTCGAATAAAAGCTGCCTTACAGAGGTGCGCTTTGGGGTCACCATGACCTTTCTATATCGTTCACTAACGAAACAACAAACCTAAGAACAACATAGAACAATACCATGTAATGGATTGGAGACTACATAAGCCAAAAAGtaaaggtagagagagagagagagagagaagagagagagagagagagggaaggagggagaggtTTGTGGGTAAAGCAAGGGTGGGTCGCGTGTAAAAAGGGGTTGCCTAGGATCTTGTGCGGAGATTCTGCCATCAAACTGAAGTTTGAAAGCGACCCCGtgctcttctcttctcttctcttcctccttctgcttcttcttccttccttgaAAGCTGAAAAGTGCGATTTGTTTATTCCTCACCCCTTTCCGTTTGGGACATTCTCTTCAGATGGAGAACACATATGATGTTACCCATCTCCTGTcccgacctgacccgacccCTAGGGCACTTTCTCCTCGGGCAATCATCCAAATCTAGGGCTATATATTACAGTATTCTGCTTTTGACTTATGTTTTACGTACCTATGATTATGTACTAATTCCACTTCTCACTGTAATTGCCAAGTTATACCCGGTAAGAAAAGACAGAGACTCGAACTTGGGAGGATCACGGTTGCGGCATTAACTAGATCATGTGTGTTGAATATGCTTGAGTTTACTTGATACTTGTTAAATGGACGACATTGCGTTGAGATTCAAGAGCTTCTTCGTACACCGGCCGGGACCCTCTcgaaaggattggattcagtaGAGAAATAGAGAGTTGCCCCGGCCATGTTCTTTAGGGACAAAGCATGATTAATGGGGCATAGAATCGAATCCACTCAAATGTTGGCAGCCGCACTGGCTCGCTTCCCTATTCACATTTGACGGGTTTAGGTATTTCCGGCTCTTCTTTCGATTTCTTCTCCTTGATGAATATGTTGCTTCTTTCGGTGAGACCAGGTGCTTGGTTATGGCTGTGAAATTGTTGTGAGAACAGTCAAGTTTGTATCTGTCCATGTCCATCGCATAAGGGTGAGGAATGTAAAGATGCATAAAACTTGATTATTATTCAAATGAAAGGTTTTTCAATTCACATGTAAAGTTAGTCAGAGCACATATCAATCGAGCAAATCATCTCTTGCATTACGTCAGCTCATGTCAATCGATAaacttaaatattttcttgtacGATCAGaataaaagtatatatatatgtacgcGTTATGAAATTCCCTTTTCAAATTCATTGCTTCCTCCAATGAGAACATCCCTCAATTATTTCCTCCTTATCTTCGTTTTTCTTCTTCGCTTCAGCTTTTTGTGATTACCGAAAGAAGGGTAGGAGGGCAACATATAGAATTTTCTATGGACCGTCAAAATAAGAGTATATAAGGTCACCATCGTGGACCTAATGGCCGGTTAGTGACATGTTCATGTAATGGCTGGACGGTACCATGGATTTGATATGGCTCCGAAATGAATATGTTGCTGACTTCTCTTCTCCTTTCACAGCCATCATTGCCGTGATAATTGCCTCCCCATCCCGCATGTGAGCCACTAATCTCTCACGGAAACTCATGCTGCGGACCAAAACCACATTCTCTCACGTTGACAAGGAACTCTCCACATGGATTCAACTTCAACTTGATTAAGTAccaaaaataagattaaattattatattccTGTTGATTAATCGATCTCGAAATTTCTTCTCACTGTGATTATAGAATATCATAAGTTTGGTACGGGATCAAACCGAAGGATTGCTTGATTCAGTTCGCTCCGGTCTACCAAACCGAACCTGATTGAATCGAATTGAGCTTACCCTATGGTATGAACAAGGTCCTTGGTCATTTGCCATTCAAATATCAAACCCCCCACCAAAGGAACATCCCATAAAAACGgtggtggagggaagagaggtAGGGTATGCCTCAGCGATGCCATAGATCGCCCTCATCATAAtgaataaaaaaccaaaaaaacaagaggaagaaagcgTTAAAGGTTGCTTTAATTAGCAAATAGACAAATCCAAGAGAGGGACAGTGTAGATCACGTAAGTGGGGGTTATCTGGGGCGGTTTGTGGGActgcttgagagagagagagagagagagagagagagagagagagagagagagagagagagattgtgttCTAACTTAACTTGATAGAGACTTCAGAAACCTTctagaaaggaaggaaaagattgGGGAGGCTTACAAACAAGAGGCTTTGATAATGACTCGTCTCCTCACACGCCTCGAcatgtctctccctctctctcgtctcCCTTTTTTCTCCTCGCACATCACATGGAGGGATCAATCATTGTCCTCGGAGCCTTATTCGGTTTCTGTCTTCGATCATCCTGGTTTAGGAGTTATTAGTGAGAAGACAATCTATGTTTTTTTGGGTGGTTTGCCCTCGGATAACATGGGATGTCCCTGTTATCTTTGTCCTCTTTTGGCTTGCCTAAACAGCCATTACGTGTATCTAAAGTATCGCAAGAGAAAACAGCAAGGAGTAAATTACCATTTTTGGTACCTCCTGAATTATATAGCAAAACTCTTGTGTAGCTTTCCTTGTCACATCATATAATCATGTTTTTTTAATGGACTGGAATCCTCTAAAGTTAAGGGATGAGTATATTACATCATCATTTATGTTGCTAAAGAACTGATACGTTACCACAATTAGAATTGAATGACTCacctttgttttttgtttctttttttcagccAATCTCCACCTTTTGCACAACGTCTATCTCACCCTTTTGAACCATGTGACCCACTACCTGTCGCGACTAGCGCCACCACGCCTTCATCACCCCCTCCAAAAAGAATGGAGGTGTGACAACATGAAGGAGGGGGAATAACCTCTTTGGACCTATGCTCGACATCTTTGGACTCAAGCTTGGCCTTGATGGATCCGAGCAAACTTGGTCCCGACCTAGGGTTGTTATTTAGGGCTCGAGAACAAGCATTGGGGTTCTTGTGCCCATATATAGAGCTTTTGGTTTAAGTGTGCCAatatttagtcatattttgtaaaataaattttgattttttaaagaggaaattgttttcctgaatttaaTCATAGATTATCCATTGACTAGAAAAATCATTCTCGTCaacttattttcctaaataatcCAAACGCGTGAAAatacggaaaatattttttccaaaacaaacagagcctcAATCTAAGGGTGATATAATTGCACTGAGGGAAAGTGAAATATGCCAAATATTCGTTTTCTACGGAACAAATGGAATCTTAAATTTGGGTTCGGGCTGTGGTTTACTGAGTGAATTCTCTCCAAATCTAAGGCCATTTTCGTCTTTTAGACGTCATTGCATCCCTTCATCTTAGAAGATCTTAAACTCTCAATCCCTATTGGAGCTTACATGCGGTTTGTATTGGGGGCCGAGGGAAGGAGAGTTGTCCTCTTTGGGCTTTTGCAAAGGAATATGGTTTTGGGCTTACGTGGAGGTCTGTATTGGGTGGGTGTATTTGGTGAAAACACGGGCCCCAGAAAATCAGTTTGGGCCGGGCGGACCATTCCGGGCTTTCGGGCTTCGGCGCGGAGGTTGGACCTTCCCATGCACGTCGTCGTGTCTCCGTAGTCATCGGACAAACCGAGCGAGACCAGATGCAGGCGAAAACGTCCATCGCTGTCCACAGCGTGTGCAGTCTCCGCATGACAGTGTGAAGCTTTTCAAGGTCCGACCCGTGCGAGCGGCGGACCGCACTCGGCCGGATAGGGTTCCGAAAAGGACGGGCGAGAGAGAGATTCGCGATCGCCATTGAAGCTTGTCCCAGTTGGTGATTCGGTGAACCAGCTAAGCGAAAAGCACGGGGACGTATGGCTTTGAGACAAGTTCACGAGCTGTGTTTTGGCGGAGGGACCAGTCACGCATGCAGACACCCACCGGCCTATCCAAAGAATCATCACAGCTGGGCTAGCTCACGCTAAAGCGAAACGACAACGGAGATGAGTGAAAAATTAAAAGCGAGAAGCTTCCAAAAAAGCTTTGTCCATTTTCTCTCCGTGCACTCATCCTCCTCTACTTTTTGCGATTTTTCCCTTGCGACATACGTCGTGCGTTCGCATGTGATTCTCTGCCGAGGACAAGGACTCGAAGCCCCCATATAAAACCGCCCCCGTCGCGACTTGGCGTTGAGGCGTCTATCCACaccgcagatcctttcctttcGGTttacaagatgaagatgaagctctttcttctttttgtagcCGCCATCCTTTTGTTCCAGGTACGTTCTCTCTGCGGCTCTCGCACCTGGTCCTGACGTTCCCAGGAATTGTTCTCCGATGAAGAACGTGCAATCATTAGTCTGTAATTGACGGACGTCTCTGTTATTTTGATGATGTTTTGGTTTCATCAAGACTTCAACATGTCCCCATTTTATCGACTCTGATATTTTGGTGTCTGCGTTATGTACTTGTTCTAGGCTTTTGCAGAGGCTTCGTCGGCAACTGATGCCAGCCGTGCTGTCGCTAGTGTGAGTTCAATCACTGCTTCTTACTCCATTCGTATATGTTTCTTCTCATCCTTTCCAATAATAAAGAAGAGATTTTGCTTTTGTTGTTCTGCAGCAACCATACAATATACTTGTTCTGGGCTTTCGCCTGTATATTTTCGTATAAATCAAACCTTTTTTGATATTTGAAGATCAAAATGTAAAGTGAGGCCAGAAAGAAAGGAGGATTAAAAACTCAGATGAAGCTCATTCCAAATATACCATCTCTAATTTTAGTGTCAAGTACTTCCAAAGcaaatttaaatattcttttCTTGGCATGATTAGCTAGAACGTAGACACTTAATCACTGAACGAAATCCGAATTTAACAATGGTTTTCTCAGACAATTTTTTACGTGCGCTCATCTGATTCTCTTTCACGAAAGATGAAAAAACGAAAAGACAAAATGGCTTGACGGCGTGTCTTTTGCTTCGACCGCCCTTTTGCAGATGAACGGAGGAGGGAGTGAAAGTACCAACATCGACAAACAACATCAACATCATCCTCGCAAGATCAGTAAGTTTGATGGCACCAACAAACCCGACACCATTACTTGGAAGATGCTGTGTACAGATGATGATGTATCGATGCGTGCATAACCACAGAAAACGATAAAGAGCAACTGTATATGCTTGTATATGCTGCATTAACAGCATATACATAGCCATAAAAATTAGGAGCATTTCATACGCGGTGTTTCTGTAAGGAACACCGTTAATGGAAGGTTTTGTTTTCGCAAGTGGCCTTAAGATCATAGCATGTTTATACTTAATTAATAACCATGATAACGTGCACGGTACACAAGTCATAACTGAGACCGCCATCTGGGGAAGTAAGACTTTCCAAATGTTAGTAAGCCGCAATGAAACCGTCTATAGGTCCTTCATGTGTAGTACGTACATCAGCACTTGCACAATTTGATTGCCGGTTTCATGATGTCTTCACACAGACTGCAGCTACGCGTGCGCGAGGAGATGCAGCAAGTCGTCACGCAAGAATGTGTGCCACAGAGCGTGCAAGACATGCTGCGCGAGGTGCCACTGCGTGCCCCCGGGACCTATGGCAACAAGAACGCCTGCCCGTGCTATGCCAGGCTCAAGACCCACGGAAACAGACCCAAATGCCCTTGAGATAGCAGCTCTCAACGTGTTTGTTCTTGGTTCTTACCCAATTTAATATACGTGCTGTGTAATAATGTGAGTTGAGCTCTCCCTGATTTGTAGAGTGCTTTTGTTTTGCTGTGAATTGTCTTCTATTTGATTGATGATGCCATCAATAATCAAAATCGTCCTTCTTTTCATTCCTTGTGCTGTACTATATGGCCCATTGATGCTTCCCCCGGTTTAGAAACATGTTTTACATATATATTGATGAGATTACTCAGATTTCcctcaatttttcatatttatcgTGATAGTGTGTATACCTCATTTGATTGTAGCATGTCATTCTCATTTTCAGTCACTACTAATATCCTTCTCTCGACATCGGTTCTCAACATCATTTGCTGATGATGACGTCGGCATCCTCATCATGCAGCCACGCCGACGTGTTGTCGCATAATCTGTACCACAGCCATTTCAACCTATTATCTAGCAGGCCACCACGCGGATATGTCAACTTATTGTCTCGTAGCTTGCACATATCAGCCGTTTCTGTCGCGAATTGGAATTTCCACACAATTTGAACCTCAACTGAAAAATAGTTTAACCTCAAATTATGTAcacaattatatataattcaattttGCAGTACAAAATATGCACCTCTACTTTCATTGCGCACTTTGATCCCATCATCAAAGAGATCTTCGGAAATGTTAATATGAAGGCTGCAAAACTCCGAACTCGGCCAATGTGTaaaataatttagggtaaatctgAGCTCAGTAAATGAACTCTTTGAGTTTAAGTAGGAGATCGTTTCACAACCCGACCCAAGAGCACAATACCGGAATAACAACCAACAAGTTATTAGATATCACTCATAGAAATTATTGTAATTTAAGAAATGTCATTCATCATTTGGCTATAGTACAGTATATATCAAACTTATTCTTTAGTCAGTTTTGTATTCATAATGGAATGTTTCAATACACGAGAAGTCCTAGATGTATCATACATGATTAAAGTACTTGTAATCAATCCAAATATAACATATTAAACATTTCATCTTAAATGAGCATGCATCATAGCATAAATTCATAAATAGGTCAAAAGCCATATCTTCAACCacattcaaaatttttactaGAGACGAAATTACCATGCTCttgataaataataattattaaaattaaatatgagGCCCCCTCCTGATTTAAGGCTAGTgcttgccttcttcttctttttttctcttttttttttttttggggttttttcatttctttctcatttgaaacaaaatttgttTACTTCTTCTCTGAAAAATAGTTTATTTGGCGGATAGTTAATTGatatttgtatatttattttttttatcgggaagatattattaaaaatataactTAGGCACAAGTGAGAGGAGGATAATCTTTAAGTAAAATTAAGAATGGGCACACAGGATAATATAGTCAATTTAATGTCATAGGGGTGTTAAGAGCTAGGGGTGGGAATTGGGCgagccttaaaaaaaaaaaaaaaacttactaatttttccttttacttatATTTATTTCATTGCCACTCACACACATCTGGATAAAATTTGTGTCCATCTTTATCCTGGCTATATCTTTCCCTATAATCTATCTTTGGCTATTTTAATCTCTGTTCGCTGCTCATACTGCCAAAATTGGGCGAATGCGATGAGTATAAATCACTGGGCATCTCTTCATCGTTTCATGTACTTCTCCTTTAGCTTACTTCAACGTTTTACGCTCTTGGTCTCTCTTCGCCATGGCTATTTACAAGGTCTTTCTCATATT
The window above is part of the Eucalyptus grandis isolate ANBG69807.140 chromosome 6, ASM1654582v1, whole genome shotgun sequence genome. Proteins encoded here:
- the LOC104449524 gene encoding LOW QUALITY PROTEIN: gibberellin-regulated protein 9 (The sequence of the model RefSeq protein was modified relative to this genomic sequence to represent the inferred CDS: inserted 1 base in 1 codon), giving the protein MKMKLFLLFVAAILLFQAFAEASSATDASRAVASMNGGGSESTNIDKQHQHHPRKINCSYACARRCSKSSRKNVCHRACKTCCARCHCVPPGPXGNKNACPCYARLKTHGNRPKCP